Proteins from one Vespula vulgaris chromosome 23, iyVesVulg1.1, whole genome shotgun sequence genomic window:
- the LOC127071779 gene encoding uncharacterized protein LOC127071779: MNRIVLLSLLSLAAAAPVIVDQRYNHEDLMRIVRHLQNIKRSDHESFGSSGDGGSYGGGDYSGGHGGGGFEASAGQFESGGGHLDGGHQDYSSFGGYGGHGGDEGGHGISLDGGHNFVHSVPVSEHVEVTKPVAVPVVKEIGIPVPQPIKIGVPHPVAIGVPQPYPVAVPVSKPVPIQIVKTVAVPVEKKVPYPVEKHIPVPVEKPVPITIEKHVPVPVVKPYPIRIPVYKTIYHHAKKGH; this comes from the exons ATGAATAGAATC GTATTACTTTCACTGTTGTCCTTGGCCGCGGCCGCACCGGTAATCGTCGATCAACGTTATAACCATGAGGATTTAATGCGGATAGTAAGACATTTGCAAAATATCAAGAGATCGGATCACGAGAGTTTTGGGAGTTCCGGAGATGGTGGTAGCTATGGTGGTGGTGACTATTCCGGCGGTCACGGAGGTGGTGGTTTTGAAGCTTCCGCTGGACAATTCGAGTCCGGTGGAGGTCATTTAGACGGAGGACATCAggattattcttctttcggtGGATATGGTGGACATGGTGGTGACGAGGGTGGTCATGGAATTTCTTTAGATGGCGGACATAATTTTGTTCACAGCGTTCCAGTTTCAGAACACGTTGAAGTTACCAAACCAGTAGCTGTGCCGGTTGTCAAGGAGATAG GTATACCAGTGCCACAACCAATAAAAATTGGTGTTCCCCACCCAGTTGCTATCGGAGTTCCACAACCATACCCAGTAGCAGTACCCGTATCAAAACCAGTACCAATTCAAATTGTGAAAACGGTAGCTGTACCCGTCGAAAAAAAGGTTCCATATCCCGTAGAAAAACATATACCTGTGCCCGTGGAGAAGCCAGTTCCCATAACGATCGAAAAACATGTGCCAGTTCCCGTGGTCAAGCCCTATCCCATCAGGATTCCTGTTTATAAAACTATCTACCATCATGCGAAGAAGGGTCATTAA